The region GCTTTCCGTCAGTTTCCTGCGTGAGCAAGGATTCCGCCAGGCGTGGGAGGGCGATGAACGGCCTGTCGATTACCTGTACGCCAACAGTTATGAGCGCGAGGCTGCCGGCGTACTCTTTGCCGAATGGTTGAAAACGCATCCGATGCCGCAGGCGCTTTTCACCACCTCATTCTCTCTGTTGCAGGGAGTCATGGATGTGACGTTGAAACAGCGCGGCCGCTTGCCGACCGATCTGGCGATCGCCACCTTCGGCGATCACGAACTGCTGGACTTTCTTGAGTGCCCGGTGCTGGCGGTAGCGCAGCGCCACCGCGATGTCGCTGAACGGGTGCTGGAACTGGTGCTGGCCAGCCTGGATGAGCCACGCAAGCCTAAACCGGGCCTGACGCGCATCCGCCGCAATCTGTTCCGCCGCGGTAGTTTGAGCCGTAAATAAATGCGACAGGCAGGATGGCTATCTTGCGTCCTGCCAGCTTCTTCGCTTTACACATAGCCGCCTACCCGAAACAGTTTTCTGCAGTATTCAAGAAAGTAGCCATAGGCTACGCCCATCGCCATCGATACCACGGCATTCCCGGCTACCGCAGTCATGATCTGCTGCCCGTCTGCACCTACGCTCCACAATATGGCGGCATACACTGGCGATTGAAAACTGACGTAGGCCAGCAAATCGGCGAGGTTGCGCAGTAACCATTGCCCGCGCTGAAAGCGTTTCACGAGACGAATAAACAGGTCGCGGTAGCGCCCGTAGGGCCAGGCGATCAGGACATTCACCGGGATCGACACCAGGCGGGAGGACAGTGATTGGTGAAAACTCATGCCCGAAACCAGGATTTCTATCGCCATACCAGCGATGAAACAGTACACCACCAACGCAAAAGTATCGGCGGCGGCGCTGCGCCAATAAGCGACAGGCGAAAGCATGGTGTAATCTCCTTTTTGTTTGGTTAATGTTCTGTTAATTTTTATGATTTTGGTTGTTGATTCTTGTTTTGTGCGTATTTTATAGTTTACTCCTCTGCTTTGGTTTTCTTGGGTAGCTGAATATTTTTATTTATTGTCGTTGGCTGATTTTTATCCTGAGGAAGAGCGGTAGAATCTGGCGTGAAGGGATTAAAACGGGAGGGTTTTTACTTTTTTGATTTAAAACATATAGTTACGTTTGTTTTCATTATAAGGTGCATTTTCACAGCAAAAATTGTGGGAATAAATGATGTAAGGAAATGAAACCATAATTGTAAACATGTATTTTGAGAATAATCTTACCAAACTGATTTAAATCGAAATTAGCTCGCCTCGTAATATCCGAGTAATTTATTTTTTCATCAGGCTTATCACGGGTGCTTTAATTGAAGTAAAATAGCGCTCGATCTGAAGTGTAATAACCGTTGAGCGTTATTAACTCAATGGCTTATGCCGTATTTCGCCAACGGCGGGAGTTAACGCCGGGCCTTGGCCGGTGCGGGTCGTGGCGGGTTACAGGATTGTGATTGCCGAGCTAAAAAATGAGACATCGATTGCAGAAGGAAGTAATGAGTTAATTAATCGCCAATTTGTCAGGTTTTTAATCACCCTCTTTCCGCTAAGAAAATTCTCCCCGTTTATCAGGATGTTAATTTTCATTCATTGAATAAAGAACGTTCCTTTCGCGAGTCAGCTCCCAAAATGACGGGAGAAATATTGCCAAAGCTCCAGTGCTCTGGCTTGACAAGGTTTTCATACCCTCCGTAAACTCCCTTATGTGGGAATTTGTGGTGTAAAGTGGTGAAAACGGTCATGAAGGGGTAGCTCAGGAATGTTCCGTGGGGCAACGATGGTCAATCTCGACAGCAAAGGGCGGCTTGCCGTACCTACCCGTTATCGGGAGTTGCTGAACGAGCAATCGCAAGGCCAAATGGTCTGTACCATTGACCTCCATCAGTCCTGCCTGCTGCTTTACCCATTGCCCGAATGGGAAATTATTGAACAAAAATTATCCCGTCTGTCGAGTATGAATCCCGCAGAGCGCCGCGTTCAGCGCTTATTGTTGGGGCATGCCAGTGAGTGTCAGATGGATAGCGCCGGTCGGTTGTTGCTAGCTACTACGCTACGTCAACACGCCGGGCTTACAAAAGAAGTGATGCTGGTCGGGCAGTTCAACAAGTTTGAACTGTGGGATGAACAGACCTGGTATCAACAAGTCAAGGATGATATTGACGCAGAACAGTCGACTCAGGAACCGTTGTCTGAGCGGCTACAGGACTTGTCGCTATAAGCATGTTGGAAAACTATAAACACACCACCGTACTGTTGGATGAGGCGGTCAATGGCCTCAATATTCGCAGTAACGGCATATATATCGACGGTACTTTTGGTCGCGGTGGCCATTCTCGTCTGATTCTGTCCCAACTGGGGCCGGAAGGACGTTTGTTGGCAATTGACCGCGATCCGCAGGCGATTGCAGCCGCCAAGTCTATTGAAGATCCTCGTTTTACCATCGTACACGGCCCATTTTCCGATTTGTCACACTATGTGCGGGAACGCGAATTGGTGGGGCAGATTGATGGCGTTTTACTCGATCTGGGCGTTTCATCGCCGCAGTTGGATGACGCAGAACGCGGTTTTTCCTTCATGCGTGACGGCCCACTGGACATGCGCATGGACCCGTCAAGCGGCCAGTCAGCCTCTGAATGGCTGCTGAAAGCGGAAGCGGAAGACATTGCCTGGGTGCTGAAAACCTTCGGCGAGGAGCGTTTCGCCAAGCGCATTGCCCGCGCCATCGTGGAAAGAAACCGCGTCGAGCCGATGACTCGCACCAAAGAGCTGGCCGATTTGATCGCCAATGCCAGCCCGTTCCGGGAAAAACACAAGCACCCGGCAACGCGCAGTTTCCAGGCCATTCGCATCTACATCAACAGTGAGCTGGAAGAGATTGAGCGTGCGCTGGACGGCGCGCTGGAAGTGCTGGCCCCGCAGGGCCGTCTGTCGATCATCAGCTTCCACTCGTTGGAAGATCGCATCGTTAAACGCTTTATGCGTCACCACAGTCGTGGTGCTCAGGTGCCGGCAGGTTTGCCGCTGACGGAAGAGCAACTGCGCAGTATGGGCGGGCGCACGCTGAAAGCGTTGGGCAAGATGATGCCTTCGCAAGATGAAGTGGCGGAAAACCCACGCGCGCGCAGTTCAGTGCTGCGCATTGCCGAGAGGATGCTCGCGTGATTGGTAATGAACGCCACGGTTTGGTTGGGGTGATTGGCGGCGATCTGCTGCGTAACGCCAAGATCCCATTGATTTTACTGGTCGCTTCACTGGTTTCTGCGATTTTTGTGGTGACGACCGCACACCGTACTCGCCTGCTGACCGCTGAACGCGAGCAGTTGGTGCTTGAGCGGGATGCTCTGGATATTGAATGGCGCAACCTGATTTTGGAGGAGAACGCCCTCGGCGACCACAGCCGGGTCGAGCGTATCGCCACCGAAAAGCTGCAGATGCAACATGTTGATCCATCGCAGGAAAATATCATCGTTAAACAATGAATGGTTTAACTGAAATCATGACACGGAGAAGAAAGGGAACGCATGAAAGCAGCACGCCCCGGTAAGTTGAAACGCCCGGAAAATCAGGCCAGCTTTGTAAGCTGGCGTTTTGCGTTGCTGTGCGGCTGTATTTTGCTGGCGCTGGTAGGATTGATGCTGCGCGTGGCCTATCTGCAGGTCATCAATCCGGACCGCCTGGTGAAAGAAGGTGACATGCGTTCGCTGCGTGTTCAAGAGGTTCCCACCTCGCGCGGCATGATCAGCGATCGCGCCGGCCGGCCATTGGCGGTGAGCGTACCGGTCAACGCCATTTGGGCGGATCCTAAAGAGCTGAACGAGCGTGGCGGCATTACGCTGGACAGCCGTTGGAAGGCGCTGTCCGACGCGCTGAATATCCCTCTGGATCAGCTTTCTACCCGTGTTAACGCCAACCCGAAAGGGCGCTTTGTTTATCTGGCGCGCCAGGTGAACCCGGCTGTGGGCGATTACATCCGCAAGCTGAAGCTGCCGGGGATTTACCTGCGCCAGGAATCGCGCCGTTACTATCCGGCCGGCCAGGTCACCTCGCACATTATCGGCGTAACCAACATTGACGGCCAGGGCATCGAAGGCGTCGAGAAGAGCTTCGACCGCTGGTTGACCGGGCAACCGGGTGAACGAACCGTGCGTAAAGACCGCTATGGCCGGGTGATCGAGGATATCTCCTCGGTCGACAGCCAGGCGGCGCATAACCTGGTATTGAGCGTCGATGAACGCCTGCAGGCACTGGTGTATCGCGAGCTGAACAACGCGGTGGCGTTCAACAAGGCTGAATCCGGCACGGCGGTGCTGATCGACGTGAACACCGGCGAAGTGCTGGCGATGGCCAACAGCCCGTCCTACAACCCGAATAATATGGCCGGTACGCCGAAAGACACCATGCGTAACCGCGCTATTACCGATATTTTTGAGCCTGGCTCCACCGTGAAACCGATGGTGGTGATGACAGCGTTGCATAACGGCGTGGTGAAAGAAAACAGCGTGCTGAACACCATTCCTTTCCGCATTCAGGGCCATGAAATTAAAGACGTGGCGCGTTATGCGGAGCTGTCGGTTACCGGGATCTTGCAGAAGTCGAGTAACGTTGGCGTTACCAAGCTGGCGTTAGCGATGCCGTCCTCGGCGTTAGTAGATACTTACTCTCGTTTTGGACTGGGAAAAGCGACCAATTTGGGGCTGGTCGGAGAAAGCAGTGGCATATACCCAAAAAAACAACGGTGGTCTGACATAGAGAGGGCCACCTTCTCTTTCGGCTACGGGCTAATGGTAACTCCGTTACAGTTGGCGCGAGTCTACGCAACGATCGGCAGCCTGGGCGTATATCGCCCATTGTCGATCACCAAGGTTGACCCTCCGGTTGCCGGCGAACGCATTTTCCCTGAACCTCTGGTGCGCACCGTGGTGCACATGATGGAAAGCGTGGCCCTGCCGGGCGGCGGCGGCGTGAAAGCCGCCATCAAGGGTTACCGCATCGCTATCAAAACCGGTACCGCCAAAAAGGTCGGCCCGGATGGCAAATACGTCAACCGATATCTCGCTTATACCGCCGGCGTCGCGCCGGCCAGTAATCCCCGTTTTGCTCTGGTGGTGGTGATTAACGATCCACAGGGTGGGAAGTACTATGGCGGTGCAATTTCCGCACCGGTGTTCGGCGCCATCATGGGCGGCGTATTGCGCACCATGAACGTCGAACCGGACGCGTTGCCCACCGCTGATAAAAGCGAATTAGTGATTAATAAAAAAGAGGGTTCAGGTGGCAGATCGTAATTTGCGCGATTTACTCGCTCCATGGGTGCCGACGGCGCCCGGGCGCGCGCTGCGGGAAATGACATTAGACAGCCGTATTGCGGCTGCCGGGGATCTGTTTGTCGCCGTTGTTGGCCATCAGACAGATGGACGCCGCTATATTCCGCAGGCCATTGCGCAGGGTGTTGCAGCCGTGATTGCCGAAGCTGAAGGTCAGGCCGAAGACGGCGCAATCACGGAAATGCACGGCGTGCCGGTGATTTATCTGAGCCAGCTTAACCAGCGACTTTCCGCACTGGCCGGGCGTTTTTACCATCAACCGGCAGAGCGCCTGCGTCTGGTTGGCGTGACCGGCACCAACGGCAAAACCACCACCACGCAACTGCTGGCGCAGTGGAGCCAACTGTTGGGTGAAACCGGCGCAGTGATGGGCACCGTCGGTAACGGTCTGCTGGGCCAGGTGTGCCCGACTGAGAATACCACCGGTTCTGCGGTAGATGTTCAACACGTATTAAACGAGCTGGTCGATCGGGGCGCAACCTTCGCCGCGATGGAAGTCTCTTCTCACGGGTTGGTGCAAAACCGCGTGGCGGCGCTGCCGTTTGCCGCTGCGGTGTTCACCAACCTGAGCCGCGATCACCTGGATTACCACGGTGATATGGCCAATTACGAAGCGGCCAAATGGTCGTTGTTTGCCGGCCACGAAGTGGGGCAGGCGATCATCAACGCCGATGACGAAGTGGGCCAGCGTTGGCTGAGCAAATTGCCGGATGCGGTGGCGGTCACCATGCAGGATAACCTGCAGCTGGGTTGCCATGGCCGCTGGTTGAAAACCACTGCGGTCAGCTATCACGATAATGGCGCCACCGTCCGCTTCAGCTCAAGCTGGGGCGACGGCGAAATTGAGAGCCGCCTGATGGGCGCCTTCAACGTCAGCAATCTGTTGCTGGCGCTGGCGACGCTGTTGTCGCTGGGCTATCCGCTGGACAAACTGGTGGAAACCGGCAATCAGCTGCAGCCGGTATGCGGCCGTATGGAAGTGTTCAACGCGCCAGGCAAACCGACGGTGGTGGTGGATTATGCCCACACCCCGGATGCGCTGGAGAAGGCGCTGGAAGCTGCGCGCCTGCACTGCCAGGGGCAGCTGTGGTGCGTGTTCGGTTGCGGCGGCGATCGTGACAAAGGCAAGCGCCCGCTGATGGGCGGTATCGCCGAACAGTTCGCCGATCGCGTAGTGGTCACCGACGATAATCCGCGCACCGAAGAGCCGCAGGCGATCATCGCCGATATCCTGGCCGGGCTGCTGGATGCCGGGCGTGCTCTGGTGATCCACGGCCGTGCCGAAGCGGTAACCAGCGCGATTATGCAGGCTAAAGAACAAGATGTGGTGCTGGTGGCCGGTAAAGGCCACGAGGACTACCAACTGGTGGGTAACCGCCGTCTGGATTACTCCGATCGCACCACCGTCGCACGTCTGCTGGGGGTAATAGCATGATTCCTGTCTCCCTTCAGACACTGGCCGATGTATTGAGCGCTGAGTTGATCGGCGCCGATTGCCAAATCATTGAGGTGACGACAGATACCCGCAAGGTAACCGCAGGTTGCCTGTTTGTGGCGTTGAAGGGCGAGCGTTTTGATGCTCACACCTTCGCTGCCGATGCTGTAGCCGCAGGCGCCGGGGCGCTGCTGGTGAGTAAGCGCTTATTGGTGGATGTACCGCAACTGGTGGTGAAAGACACACGCCTGGCGCTGGGGCAACTGGCTGCCTGGGTACGCCAGCAAGTGCCGGCCCGTGTTGTGGCCTTGACCGGCTCATCGGGCAAGACCTCGGTGAAAGAAATGGCCGCTGCCATTTTGCGCGAATGCGGCGAAGTGCTGTATACCGCAGGCAACTTCAATAACGACATCGGCGTGCCGCTGACGCTGTTGCGTTTGCAGCCGCAACATGATTTTGCCGTGATTGAGCTGGGTGCCAACCATATTGGCGAGATTGCCTATACCACGGCATTGACGCGGCCCCAGACTGCGTTGGTGAATAACCTGGCGGCTGCCCACCTGGAAGGTTTTGGCTCTTTGGCCGGCGTCGCCCAGGCGAAAGGTGAAATTTTTGCCGGCTTGCCGGCCGACGGCGTGGCGATCATCAACGCCGACAATAATGACTGGCCGCGCTGGCAGAGCATGCTGAACGATAAAACCGTTTGGCGTTTCTCGCCGCAGGCAGCGGAAGGCGTGGATTTCTTCGCCAGCGACGTGCGGGTGAACGCTAAAGGCACGCAATTTACGCTGCACAGCCCGTTCGGCACTACGGCAGTAACGCTACCCTTGCCGGGCCGCCATAACGTGGCCAATGCGCTGGCCGCTGCGGCGCTCGCTATGTCGGTTGGCGCATCGCTCGAAGCCGTGCGTCAGGGTTTGAAACAGTTGCAGGGAGTGCCGGGGCGTTTGTTCCCGATTGCGCTTACCGAAAACAAACTGCTGCTCGATGACAGCTATAACGCCAACGTCGGCTCGATGACCGCTGCGGCGCAGGTGCTGGCAGAGATGCCGGGCTACCGCGTAATGGTGGTTGGCGATATGGCCGAGCTAGGGGCGGATGCCGAAGAGTGTCACCGTCAGGTGGGCGAAGCCGCCAGGTTGGCCGGCGTCGATAAAGTGATAGGTATCGGTCCGTTAAGCCAGGCGCTGTGCGTGGCTTCCGGTAACGGCGAACATTTTCAGGACAAGGCAGCAGTGATCGCGCGCGTGGCGGAATTACTGTCGGAACATGCGGTAATTACCGTGTTAATCAAGGGTTCACGTAGTGCCGCAATGGAGCAGGTAGTACGCGCGTTACAGGAGAAAGCACCATGTTAGTTTGGCTGGCCGAGCATTTGGTCAAATATTATTCCGGCTTCAACGTCTTCTCCTATCTGACGTTCAGGGCCATTGTCAGCCTGCTGACCGCGCTGTTTCTCTCCTTATGGATGGGGCCGCGGGTGATTAAACGCCTGCAGGAGATGTCCTTCGGCCAGGTCGTGCGCAACGATGGCCCGGAGTCGCATTTCAGCAAACGCGGCACGCCGACCATGGGCGGCATCATGATCCTGACCTCCATCACCATTTCGGTGCTGATGTGGGCTTATCCGTCCAACCCTTATGTGTGGGGCGTGTTGTTCGTGCTGGTGGGCTACGGCATCGTCGGCTTTGTCGATGACTACCGCAAAGTGGTGCGTAAAGACACCAAGGGGCTGATTGCCCGCTGGAAATACTTCTGGCAGTCGGTGATTGCGCTGGTTTTCGCCTTCGCCATGTATGCCGTAGGAAAAGACACGCCAGCCACCGAGCTGGTTGTGCCGTTCTTTAAGGACATCATGCCGCAGCTCGGCCTGTTGTACGTGCTGTTGGCGTACTTTGTGGTGGTCGGCACCAGCAACGCGGTCAACCTGACCGACGGGCTGGACGGCCTGGCGATCATGCCAACGGTGTTCGTGGCGGCGGGCTTTGCGCTGGTGGCCTGGGCGACCGGCAACATGAATTTCGCCAACTACCTGCACATTCCTTATCTGCGTCATGCGGGTGAGCTGGTGATCGTTTGTACCGCCATCGTCGGCGCCGGCCTGGGCTTTTTATGGTTCAACACCTACCCGGCACAGGTCTTTATGGGTGATGTCGGTTCACTGGCGCTGGGCGGCGCGCTGGGCACCATCGCGGTGCTGCTGCGCCAAGAGTTCCTGTTATTGATTATGGGTGGCGTGTTCGTGGTTGAGACGCTGTCGGTGATCCTGCAGGTGGGATCGTTCAAGCTGCGCGGGCAACGTATTTTCCGCATGGCGCCGATTCACCACCATTATGAATTGAAGGGCTGGCCGGAACCGCGCGTGATCGTGCGCTTCTGGATTATTTCGCTGATGCTGGTGCTGATTGGCCTGGCGACGCTGAAGGTACGGTAATTATGGCGGATTATCAGGGTAAAAAAGTGGTCATCATCGGGTTAGGCCTCACCGGCCTGTCCTGCGTTGATTTCTTTATGGCGCGTGGCGTAACGCCGCGCGTTATGGATACCCGCATTTCGCCGCCGGGGCTGGACAAGCTGCCTGAAAGCGTTGAACGGCATTTGGGCGATTTGAATCTGGACTGGTTACTGGCGGCGGATTTGATCGTCGCCAGCCCGGGCATGGCGCTGGCTCACCCGGCGTTGAGCGCGGCGGCGGATGCGGGTGTGGAGATCGTCGGCGACGTCGAGCTGTTCTGCCGCGAAGCCCAGGCGCCGATCGTAGCGATCACCGGCTCTAACGGTAAAAGCACCGTCACCACGCTGGTGGGCGAGATGGCGAAAGCCGCCGGTTGGGCGGTGGGTGTGGGCGGTAACATTGGCCTGCCTGCGCTGAGCCTGCTGCGCCAGGAATGCCAGCTGTACGTGCTGGAGCTGTCAAGTTTCCAACTGGAAACCACTTTCAGCCTGAAAGCGGCGGCGGCGACCATCCTGAACGTGACGGAAGATCATATGGACCGTTACCCGTTTGGCCTGCAGCAGTATCGTGCCGCCAAACTGCGCGTCTATGAAAATGCCGCCCTGTGCGTGGTTAACGCGGACGACGCGCTGACCATGCCGGTACGCGGCGCAGACCAGCGCTGCATCAGCTTCGGGGCCGACGTGGGCGACTACCACCTCAACCGCCAGCAGGGCGAAACCTGGCTGCGCGTGCGCGGTGAGAAAATCCTCAATACCCGCGAGATGAAGCTGACTGGCCGTCACAACTATACCAATGCGTTGGCGGCGTTGGCGCTGGCCGATGCGGTGAATATCCCGCGCGCCTCCAGCCTGAAAGCGCTCACCACCTTTACCGGGTTGGCGCACCGTTTCCAACTGGCCTGGGAACATAACGGCGTACGCTGGATTAACGATTCGAAAGCCACCAACGTCGGCAGCACCGAAGCGGCGTTGAATGGCCTGCAGGTGGACGGCACTTTGCACCTGCTGTTGGGCGGCGACGGCAAGTCTGCCGATTTCTCCCCGTTGGGGCGCTATCTGCAGGGCGATAACGTCCGCCTGTATTGCTTCGGCCGCGATGGCGAACAGCTGGCGGAGCTGCGGCCGGAAGTCGCCACGCTGACCGACACGATGGAACAGGCGATGCAAACGATCGCCGGCCGGGTGCAGCCTGGCGATATGGTGCTGCTGTCGCCGGCATGCGCCAGCCTGGATCAGTTCCGTAACTTTGAAGAGCGTGGCGACGAGTTTGCCCGCCTGGCACAGGAGCTTGGCGGATGAAACTACGGGTGCCGACGTTCGGGTTAACCGAAAGACTGAAAGACTGGGTGATGGGATCGCGTGAGAACGATTCCGTGAATATGGTGCTGTACGACCGTACCCTGCTGTGGCTGACCTTCGGGTTGGCCATTATCGGTTTTGTTATGGTGACTTCGGCGTCAATGCCGATTGGTCAGCGCCTGGCGGACGATCCTTTCCTGTTTGCCAAGCGTGATGCGCTGTATCTGGGGCTGGCCTTCGGCCTGTCGATGGTGACGCTGCGCGTCCCGATGGAAGTCTGGCAGCGCTACAGCAATGTGATGCTGCTGTTGTCGATTGTGATGCTGCTGATCGTACTGGTGGTCGGCAGCTCGGTAAACGGCGCATCGCGCTGGATCGCGCTGGGCCCGTTGCGTATTCAGCCGGCGGAGCTGTCCAAGCTGTCGCTGTTTTGCTATCTGGCGAGCTATCTGGTGCGCAAGGTGGAAGAGGTGCGCAGCAACTTCTGGGGCTTCTGCAAGCCGATGGGCGTAATGGTCGTGCTGGCGGTACTGCTGCTGGCGCAACCGGACCTCGGTACCGTGGTGGTGCTGTTCATTACGACTCTGGCGATGCTGTTCCTGGCCGGCGCCAAGATGTGGCAGTTCCTGGCGATTATCGGCTCCGGCGCCTTTGCAGTAGTGCTGTTGATCATTGCCGAACCTTACCGTATGCGCCGCGTGACGTCGTTCTGGAACCCGTGGGCCGATCCGTTCGGCAGCGGTTACCAGTTGACCCAGTCGCTGATGGCGTTTGGCCGCGGTGAATTTTGGGGGCAGGGGCTGGGTAACTCGGTACAGAAACTCGAGTATTTGCCTGAAGCGCACACCGACTTTATCTTCTCGATTTTGGGCGAAGAACTGGGCTATATCGGTGTGGTTTTAGCATTGTTAATGGTATTCTTCGTCGCTTTTCGCGCTATGTCGATTGGCCGCCGCGCGCTGGAGATCGATCAGCGCTTTTCCGGCTTTCTGGCCTGCTCGATCGGCGTCTGGTTCAGCTTCCAGGCACTGGTCAACGTCGGCGCCGCAGCCGGCATGCTGCCAACCAAAGGGCTGACGCTGCCGCTGATAAGTTACGGCGGTTCGAGCCTGTTGATTATGTCGACGGCGATTGTGCTGTTACTGCGTATTGATTATGAAACGCGTCTGGCCAAAGCCCAGGCGTTTGTGAAGAGGTAAGGGATGAGCGGGAAACCTAAGCGTTTAATGGTGATGGCAGGCGGT is a window of Serratia plymuthica DNA encoding:
- the ftsW gene encoding cell division protein FtsW, with translation MKLRVPTFGLTERLKDWVMGSRENDSVNMVLYDRTLLWLTFGLAIIGFVMVTSASMPIGQRLADDPFLFAKRDALYLGLAFGLSMVTLRVPMEVWQRYSNVMLLLSIVMLLIVLVVGSSVNGASRWIALGPLRIQPAELSKLSLFCYLASYLVRKVEEVRSNFWGFCKPMGVMVVLAVLLLAQPDLGTVVVLFITTLAMLFLAGAKMWQFLAIIGSGAFAVVLLIIAEPYRMRRVTSFWNPWADPFGSGYQLTQSLMAFGRGEFWGQGLGNSVQKLEYLPEAHTDFIFSILGEELGYIGVVLALLMVFFVAFRAMSIGRRALEIDQRFSGFLACSIGVWFSFQALVNVGAAAGMLPTKGLTLPLISYGGSSLLIMSTAIVLLLRIDYETRLAKAQAFVKR